Proteins co-encoded in one Gleimia hominis genomic window:
- a CDS encoding MFS transporter: MPENSRSKPKLWTPVFTMLTVANFGVAMGFFMTMATMASFAISQFAASNTSAGLVNSVFVLGAMASRIVGGKLTQTVGFKRIIVWSVSLNMVAAGLYFVAVSLPVTVLIRIAHGFLYGMVQTALSGAVMMKVPASRRAEGSGWFTTGLSLATGLAPFLGMLFYNSEHGQTLVFIFVFAMAVLAWVMCLLAARHLDVKDGVVETTSHAVARIIEAEEGRERKRPRRVARSHWLDFGSYFDLRAVPIATIVAMCAFAFGAALTFMDAYSRQIGLVSAGQWYFLVYGVVILVARPLGGIIQDRKGDDIVVIPLIISTIAGICLTALAHSPLVLLVGAAFLGMGYATIVSAGQAISVDRVGVARSGLAVSSFFLIVDMGTGISPAVLGALVDPLGFRGMMLAAGAVALLALVLYCLIVFTRPYRHGGGRLDIR, translated from the coding sequence ATGCCTGAAAACTCTAGATCTAAACCCAAGTTGTGGACCCCGGTGTTCACGATGCTCACCGTCGCTAACTTTGGGGTGGCCATGGGGTTCTTTATGACCATGGCAACGATGGCTTCGTTCGCTATTTCGCAGTTCGCGGCGTCTAATACGAGTGCGGGTCTGGTGAACTCCGTGTTCGTGCTGGGGGCGATGGCATCACGGATTGTGGGGGGTAAGCTTACGCAAACCGTGGGGTTTAAACGCATTATTGTGTGGTCGGTGTCGTTGAATATGGTGGCGGCCGGCTTGTATTTTGTGGCGGTGTCACTACCTGTTACGGTGCTTATCCGGATTGCGCACGGGTTTTTGTACGGCATGGTGCAGACCGCGCTGTCGGGCGCGGTGATGATGAAGGTGCCGGCGTCGCGCAGGGCGGAAGGTTCAGGCTGGTTCACCACGGGTTTGTCTTTAGCTACGGGGCTTGCACCGTTTTTGGGAATGCTGTTTTATAACTCTGAGCATGGGCAGACTCTAGTGTTCATTTTCGTGTTCGCAATGGCGGTTTTAGCGTGGGTGATGTGCCTGTTAGCGGCCCGACATTTAGATGTGAAAGATGGGGTTGTGGAAACCACGTCACATGCCGTGGCACGCATTATTGAGGCTGAGGAGGGGCGTGAGCGGAAACGTCCTCGGCGCGTGGCGCGTTCGCACTGGCTAGATTTTGGTAGTTATTTTGATCTTAGAGCGGTGCCGATCGCAACGATTGTTGCGATGTGTGCGTTTGCGTTCGGTGCGGCGTTGACATTTATGGATGCGTATTCACGTCAGATTGGGTTGGTGTCTGCAGGCCAGTGGTATTTCTTAGTGTACGGTGTGGTGATTTTAGTTGCCCGCCCACTTGGGGGAATTATTCAAGATCGTAAGGGTGACGACATTGTAGTTATTCCCCTCATTATTTCCACAATAGCTGGGATTTGTTTAACCGCACTGGCGCATTCACCGCTGGTATTGTTAGTTGGCGCGGCATTTCTTGGCATGGGGTACGCCACGATCGTTTCAGCTGGTCAGGCAATATCAGTCGATCGAGTGGGGGTGGCGCGGTCTGGTCTGGCCGTGTCCTCGTTCTTTCTGATTGTGGATATGGGGACTGGAATCTCGCCGGCTGTGCTGGGTGCTTTGGTGGATCCACTGGGTTTTCGTGGGATGATGCTGGCCGCCGGTGCGGTAGCGTTGTTGGCGCTGGTTTTATACTGCCTTATCGTGTTTACGCGCCCGTACCGTCACGGTGGAGGTAGGTTAGACATCCGCTAG
- a CDS encoding xylulokinase codes for MSSPTNRMRSGPLVVAIDSSTTSTKAIIVDVGGNVWYTARRNIQLHTPAMDQYEHNPIRWWETTHAVIGEVLAKLSRRNRQRVAAIGITHQRESFAPFDANGRPLRKGILWLDGRATNQIRQYGNAHIHELSGKPAGVTPAIYKMAWVKQNEPEVFEKAHKVVEVHGYITWNLTGQWVTSQAAADSLGLFDIKRRDWAPELLEIAGVDREQMADLVEPSHEMARLKPELANEWGIGEIPVIAGLGDGQAAGIGAAAVEPEVGFLNLGTAVNAGVESPEYKYDSVFRTHVSGIPGNYVFEVLQSSGSYLAGWFRQALGDPKLLGEPDPALDRAAANIPPGAEGLVTLPYWNAVQSPYWDSVARGAVVGWRGTHSRAHMYRSILESIGFEMRLNLDAVEAGTGVTLRGLRAMGGGTKSALWRQIMADCTGLPVRVCAEEEISALGAAVLAMAGVHAFGDDDVARAAKQMARYGDTVEPDLKLHERYQEIASVQRELYPKLKDTFEHLHQLAEKYPSTRPESPAAEL; via the coding sequence ATGTCTAGCCCAACTAACCGGATGCGCAGCGGGCCACTGGTCGTGGCTATCGACTCATCCACCACGTCCACTAAAGCAATTATTGTCGACGTGGGCGGCAACGTTTGGTACACGGCGCGGCGGAACATTCAGCTTCACACGCCCGCGATGGACCAGTACGAACACAATCCAATTAGGTGGTGGGAAACCACGCACGCGGTTATTGGTGAGGTACTTGCGAAACTCTCTCGCCGTAACCGGCAGCGCGTAGCTGCAATCGGGATCACGCACCAGCGCGAATCGTTCGCTCCGTTCGATGCGAATGGTCGGCCCCTACGGAAAGGGATCTTGTGGTTAGATGGCCGCGCCACTAATCAGATCCGACAGTACGGCAACGCGCATATTCACGAGCTTTCGGGTAAACCCGCTGGGGTTACGCCCGCGATTTACAAGATGGCGTGGGTAAAACAAAACGAACCGGAGGTTTTCGAAAAAGCCCACAAAGTGGTGGAAGTACACGGTTACATCACGTGGAACCTCACCGGACAGTGGGTAACTTCGCAAGCAGCTGCAGATTCCCTCGGGCTATTCGACATTAAACGGCGCGACTGGGCACCCGAACTGCTTGAAATTGCAGGGGTGGATCGCGAGCAGATGGCAGACCTGGTGGAGCCGTCGCATGAAATGGCGCGCCTGAAACCGGAATTAGCAAACGAATGGGGAATCGGTGAAATCCCGGTGATCGCGGGTCTAGGCGACGGGCAGGCCGCGGGAATAGGGGCGGCAGCAGTCGAACCGGAAGTGGGATTCTTAAACCTTGGCACAGCGGTGAACGCGGGCGTGGAAAGCCCAGAATATAAGTACGATTCCGTGTTCCGCACCCACGTGTCGGGCATTCCAGGTAATTACGTGTTTGAGGTCCTGCAGTCATCCGGATCGTACTTGGCCGGCTGGTTCCGGCAGGCTCTTGGGGATCCGAAACTACTGGGCGAACCCGATCCGGCTCTGGACCGAGCGGCAGCAAACATACCCCCGGGGGCCGAAGGGTTGGTGACGCTACCGTATTGGAATGCGGTGCAATCCCCGTACTGGGATTCCGTGGCGCGCGGCGCCGTGGTGGGGTGGCGCGGCACTCATTCGCGCGCACACATGTACCGCTCAATATTGGAATCCATCGGGTTTGAGATGCGGTTGAACCTGGACGCGGTAGAAGCAGGAACCGGTGTCACACTGCGGGGCCTGCGCGCAATGGGTGGAGGTACCAAGTCTGCGCTGTGGCGCCAAATTATGGCGGACTGCACGGGCCTGCCCGTGCGGGTGTGTGCGGAAGAGGAGATTTCCGCGCTCGGCGCCGCCGTGCTCGCGATGGCGGGAGTGCATGCTTTTGGCGATGACGATGTGGCTCGCGCAGCTAAACAGATGGCGCGTTACGGCGATACCGTGGAACCGGACCTCAAGCTGCATGAACGCTACCAAGAAATAGCGAGCGTGCAGCGGGAACTGTACCCGAAACTAAAAGACACGTTTGAACACTTACATCAACTGGCAGAGAAGTACCCGTCTACGCGGCCGGAATCGCCCGCTGCGGAACTATAA
- a CDS encoding NAD(P)H-dependent glycerol-3-phosphate dehydrogenase, with protein sequence MTVITVLGAGAMGSALCTPVVDAGWEVRLWGTWLDDHLLDAVEQGKPHPRTKEPLAQGVHLYRSNQLEEALEGANVVVMSVASVGVPKVTELALAGIAKADALWMTSKGFCEAPDGTVEQLPVAIRRIAQENGYNELPPIVAIAGPVKANECAGRKPTATIFGCLDGAVSKKYAQAAATQNYAIEHTDDEVGVEICAPMKNVYAIALGIADGLEEATGVPHHNLKAATFTQAVKEMSLLGQSQGAKPQTAFGLPGVGDLEVTGLSGRNKVYGVRLGRGENPAQALAEMDRLEQTVEGVPAAGLAIKFVRQHAADIADELPLLNAVVSILNEETTEPVKDVVAQAVLPRA encoded by the coding sequence ATGACAGTCATAACCGTACTAGGTGCTGGGGCTATGGGATCCGCGCTTTGCACCCCGGTGGTGGACGCCGGGTGGGAAGTGCGTCTGTGGGGAACGTGGTTGGACGATCACCTCCTGGACGCGGTGGAGCAGGGTAAACCACATCCGCGCACCAAAGAACCTCTTGCACAGGGCGTGCACCTGTACCGTTCGAACCAGTTGGAAGAGGCCCTGGAGGGTGCGAACGTGGTGGTGATGTCCGTGGCGTCAGTGGGCGTGCCGAAAGTGACGGAGCTGGCGCTCGCGGGAATTGCGAAAGCGGATGCGCTATGGATGACGTCGAAAGGGTTCTGTGAGGCCCCGGATGGAACTGTTGAGCAGCTTCCCGTTGCGATTCGCAGGATTGCGCAAGAAAACGGTTACAACGAGCTCCCGCCGATTGTGGCGATCGCAGGGCCAGTGAAGGCGAACGAGTGTGCGGGCCGTAAACCCACGGCCACTATTTTTGGTTGTCTTGATGGTGCGGTGTCGAAGAAGTATGCGCAGGCGGCTGCCACCCAAAACTATGCGATTGAGCATACGGATGATGAGGTGGGGGTAGAGATTTGCGCGCCCATGAAGAATGTTTACGCGATCGCACTTGGGATTGCAGATGGCCTGGAGGAAGCCACGGGCGTGCCGCACCACAACTTGAAGGCCGCAACGTTTACGCAGGCGGTTAAGGAAATGTCGCTGCTGGGCCAGTCGCAGGGCGCGAAGCCGCAAACCGCGTTTGGTTTGCCTGGCGTGGGTGACTTGGAGGTCACGGGCCTGTCTGGGCGCAATAAGGTTTATGGCGTGAGGTTGGGGCGGGGTGAGAACCCAGCGCAGGCACTTGCGGAAATGGACCGTTTGGAACAGACCGTTGAGGGAGTACCGGCGGCGGGGCTGGCGATCAAGTTTGTGCGTCAGCATGCGGCGGATATCGCAGATGAGCTGCCTCTTTTGAACGCGGTGGTGAGTATTCTCAATGAGGAAACCACTGAGCCCGTTAAAGACGTGGTGGCGCAGGCGGTACTGCCCCGTGCGTAA
- a CDS encoding nucleotidyltransferase family protein codes for MTVLKDNGMYDPAVFGSSARQEDSDQSDLDIVVSTDKPLGFFSLAVVQEKLSNLVGVPVDLVYRQSLLPDVSKQIEQESIAI; via the coding sequence ATGACTGTGCTTAAAGATAATGGCATGTACGATCCAGCAGTGTTTGGGTCTTCCGCTCGACAAGAAGATTCAGACCAATCTGATCTGGATATTGTAGTGTCAACAGATAAGCCTTTAGGGTTTTTTTCCCTAGCCGTCGTACAAGAAAAATTATCCAACCTTGTTGGCGTACCCGTCGACCTGGTCTATAGACAATCTTTGCTCCCTGATGTTTCGAAACAAATTGAACAAGAATCTATTGCAATATGA
- a CDS encoding SLC13 family permease: MSSPKIPKDSPISAGSQSNKDETIMPPGRPWIRHLGGLVGGVIAAIIIYLIFPKHLSPELASTLAENDVETSGNIIAMTAAVAVLMGIWWMTEAIPLAATALVPVTIFPILGVATFKEAGSPYASSTIFLFMGGFFLALAMQRWNFHRRLALNIVLLVGTKPKRLILGFMIASGFLTMWVSNTATAVMMLPIGISVLTTVGHVKTDGGKPIVSKFGTALMLGIAYSSSIASLSTLIGTPPNALLRGYMMDTHHVTLNFGKWMLFAAPMAWIFLIVAWQVLIRLYKPEIEEIPGGKQLIRGELEKMGPMSSQEKTVCAIFICAALAWIIIPTIWPDGPISDATIAMVLALVLFITPAKPNEGVAILDWNTAKKIPWDVLLLFGGGLSLSAVFGISGLSLWIGNLAKDLSGLPIVVIIICVTVLVLALTEMTSNTATAAAFLPILGAVAVGMGIDVQLLVIPVALAATTAFMLPVATPPNAIAYGSGYITIGQMVKAGIWLNIIGVIFITVWTLTFGPMILGITI, from the coding sequence ATGAGTAGCCCTAAGATCCCTAAAGACTCACCGATCTCAGCTGGATCGCAATCAAATAAAGACGAAACAATAATGCCTCCTGGTCGCCCATGGATCCGTCACCTCGGTGGCCTCGTAGGTGGCGTAATCGCAGCAATAATCATCTACCTCATCTTCCCCAAACACCTGTCCCCCGAACTCGCGTCTACGCTCGCGGAAAATGACGTAGAAACCAGCGGCAACATAATCGCAATGACAGCCGCTGTTGCAGTGCTCATGGGGATTTGGTGGATGACAGAAGCAATCCCCCTCGCCGCAACCGCGCTGGTACCAGTCACCATCTTCCCCATCCTCGGGGTGGCAACCTTCAAAGAAGCCGGCTCCCCCTACGCCTCATCAACCATCTTCCTATTCATGGGTGGGTTCTTCCTCGCCCTCGCGATGCAACGATGGAACTTCCACCGGCGGCTCGCGCTAAACATCGTCCTCCTAGTCGGAACTAAACCCAAACGGTTAATCCTAGGATTCATGATCGCATCCGGATTCCTCACCATGTGGGTATCCAACACAGCTACAGCCGTCATGATGCTCCCAATCGGCATTTCCGTACTCACCACAGTGGGACACGTAAAAACTGACGGGGGTAAACCGATCGTCTCGAAGTTTGGGACCGCACTAATGCTCGGAATCGCCTACTCCTCCTCAATCGCGTCCCTATCGACCCTGATCGGTACACCACCGAACGCCCTGCTGCGCGGCTACATGATGGACACGCACCACGTGACCCTAAACTTCGGTAAATGGATGCTGTTCGCCGCCCCCATGGCCTGGATCTTCCTGATCGTCGCCTGGCAAGTACTGATCCGCCTATACAAACCCGAGATCGAAGAAATCCCCGGTGGGAAACAACTAATCCGCGGTGAGCTAGAAAAAATGGGGCCCATGAGTTCGCAAGAAAAAACCGTGTGCGCCATATTTATTTGCGCTGCACTCGCCTGGATCATCATTCCAACCATCTGGCCAGATGGGCCCATTAGCGACGCGACTATCGCGATGGTACTCGCCTTAGTTTTGTTCATCACTCCCGCAAAACCCAATGAGGGAGTAGCGATTCTGGATTGGAACACCGCTAAGAAAATCCCCTGGGACGTGCTCCTCCTGTTCGGCGGCGGCCTATCCCTATCCGCAGTATTTGGAATCTCCGGGCTCTCCCTATGGATCGGTAACCTAGCGAAAGACCTCTCTGGCCTACCGATCGTGGTGATCATTATCTGCGTGACAGTACTCGTGCTCGCCCTAACAGAAATGACGTCAAACACCGCTACCGCAGCGGCATTCCTACCGATCCTCGGGGCAGTTGCTGTGGGCATGGGCATCGACGTGCAACTACTCGTAATCCCCGTGGCCCTGGCTGCCACCACCGCGTTCATGCTTCCCGTAGCCACCCCGCCCAACGCGATTGCCTACGGATCCGGCTACATAACTATTGGGCAAATGGTTAAAGCCGGTATCTGGCTAAACATAATCGGCGTCATCTTCATAACCGTGTGGACCCTAACGTTCGGACCCATGATCCTCGGCATAACCATATAA
- the nrdE gene encoding class 1b ribonucleoside-diphosphate reductase subunit alpha, which yields MANNLTDTGLETSLPPELDYHSLNAQLNLYDKDGNIQFDADRKAARQYFLQHVNQNTVFFHNLKEKLDYLVEEGYYEPEVLEQYSFDFVKSLYKRAYGKKFRFPTFLGAYKYYTSYTLKTFDGKRYLERYEDRVTIVALYLARGDEALAQRLVDEIIDGRFQPATPTFLNAGKKARGELVSCFLLRIEDNMESIARAINSALQLSKRGGGVALNLSNLRESGAPIKKIENQSSGVIPVMKLLEDSFSYANQLGARQGAGAVYLNAHHPDIMGFLDTKRENADEKIRIKSLSLGVVIPDITFELARNKEPMYLFSPYDVERVYGVPFTEISVTEKYREMVDDKRIHKKKVDARKFFQTIAEIQFESGYPYIVFEDTVNRANPIKGRITMSNLCSEILQVSEASEFNEDLTYSHVGKDISCNLGSLNIAKTMDSPDFAGTVETAIRGLTSVSDLSNIASVPSIERGNAMSHAIGLGQMNLHGYLAREGVFYGSEEALDFTNMYFYAVAYQALRASNKIARERGESFVGFEDSKYYSGEYFEKYIEGVWEPQTDKVRELLDASTIYIPTQEDWRQLAADIREGGMYHQNLQAVPPTGSISYINNSTSSIHPIVSKIEIRKEGKIGRVYYPAPYMTNDNLEYYQDAYEIGPKKIIDTYAVATQHVDQGLSLTLFYPDTVSTRDLNRNYIYAWRKGIKTMYYMRIRQLALQGTQVDDCVSCML from the coding sequence TTGGCAAACAATTTAACGGATACGGGTCTAGAGACGTCACTGCCGCCGGAGTTGGATTACCATTCGCTGAACGCTCAGCTGAACCTGTATGACAAGGATGGGAACATTCAGTTCGACGCGGACCGCAAGGCGGCACGTCAGTACTTTTTGCAGCACGTTAACCAGAACACCGTGTTTTTCCACAATTTGAAGGAAAAGCTAGATTATTTGGTGGAAGAAGGCTACTACGAACCTGAGGTTTTGGAGCAGTACTCATTCGACTTCGTGAAGTCCCTCTACAAGCGGGCGTATGGGAAGAAGTTCCGGTTCCCCACGTTCTTGGGGGCTTACAAGTATTACACTTCGTACACGTTGAAGACGTTTGATGGCAAGCGTTACCTGGAGCGTTACGAGGACAGGGTGACGATTGTGGCCCTGTATTTAGCGCGGGGTGATGAGGCCTTGGCGCAGCGTTTGGTGGATGAGATTATCGATGGGCGGTTCCAACCTGCGACACCTACTTTTTTGAATGCGGGTAAGAAGGCGCGTGGCGAGTTGGTGTCGTGTTTCTTGCTGCGGATTGAAGACAATATGGAGTCGATTGCCCGGGCAATTAACTCGGCTTTGCAGTTGTCTAAACGCGGCGGTGGAGTGGCATTGAACCTGTCTAACTTGCGTGAGTCGGGTGCGCCGATTAAGAAGATTGAGAACCAGTCTTCCGGGGTTATTCCGGTGATGAAGCTGCTGGAGGATTCGTTCAGTTACGCGAACCAGTTGGGTGCCCGCCAGGGTGCGGGTGCGGTGTATTTGAATGCGCACCACCCGGACATCATGGGTTTTTTGGATACTAAGCGGGAGAATGCGGACGAGAAGATTCGGATTAAATCGCTGTCTCTTGGCGTGGTGATTCCGGATATTACGTTTGAGTTGGCGCGTAATAAGGAACCGATGTACCTGTTCAGCCCCTATGATGTGGAGCGGGTGTACGGGGTGCCGTTCACGGAGATTTCGGTTACGGAGAAGTACCGGGAGATGGTGGATGATAAGCGGATTCATAAGAAGAAGGTGGATGCGCGGAAGTTCTTCCAGACGATCGCGGAGATCCAGTTTGAGTCTGGTTACCCGTACATTGTGTTTGAGGATACGGTGAATCGGGCGAATCCGATTAAGGGTCGGATCACGATGTCTAACTTGTGTTCTGAGATTTTGCAGGTGTCGGAGGCTTCGGAGTTTAATGAGGATCTGACTTACTCGCATGTGGGTAAGGACATTTCGTGTAACTTGGGGTCGCTCAATATTGCGAAGACTATGGATTCACCGGATTTCGCGGGTACGGTTGAGACGGCAATCCGGGGTTTAACATCTGTTTCTGATTTGTCGAATATCGCGTCGGTTCCGTCGATTGAGCGGGGGAACGCGATGTCGCACGCGATCGGGTTGGGGCAGATGAACCTGCATGGTTACTTGGCGCGTGAAGGCGTGTTTTACGGTAGTGAAGAGGCATTGGACTTCACGAACATGTATTTTTACGCGGTGGCTTACCAGGCGTTGCGGGCGTCGAATAAGATTGCGCGTGAGCGTGGGGAGTCGTTTGTTGGGTTTGAGGATTCAAAGTACTATTCCGGTGAGTATTTCGAGAAGTACATTGAGGGGGTGTGGGAGCCGCAGACGGATAAGGTCCGGGAGCTTTTGGATGCGTCCACGATTTACATTCCAACGCAGGAGGATTGGCGTCAGTTAGCAGCTGATATTCGTGAGGGCGGGATGTATCACCAGAATCTGCAGGCGGTGCCCCCAACTGGGTCGATTAGTTACATTAATAATTCGACGTCTTCGATTCATCCGATTGTGTCGAAGATTGAGATCCGTAAGGAAGGTAAGATCGGGCGCGTTTACTACCCGGCGCCGTACATGACTAACGACAATTTGGAGTACTACCAGGATGCGTACGAGATTGGTCCGAAGAAGATCATTGACACGTACGCGGTGGCGACGCAGCATGTTGATCAGGGCTTGTCACTAACCTTGTTCTACCCGGACACGGTTTCCACTCGGGATTTGAACCGGAACTACATTTACGCGTGGCGCAAGGGAATTAAGACCATGTATTACATGCGTATCCGCCAGTTAGCGTTGCAGGGCACGCAGGTGGATGATTGCGTGTCGTGCATGCTGTAG
- a CDS encoding HepT-like ribonuclease domain-containing protein — MRKQDNWAAIRGMRNRIVHAYTGVDHTIVKATVSNDLPILEQSLKKAKTRLDESPQD, encoded by the coding sequence TTGAGGAAGCAAGACAATTGGGCAGCGATACGGGGAATGCGAAATCGAATTGTTCACGCTTATACCGGTGTTGACCACACAATAGTTAAGGCTACCGTAAGTAATGATCTTCCAATTCTGGAGCAGTCATTGAAGAAAGCGAAAACCAGACTTGATGAAAGTCCGCAAGACTAA
- a CDS encoding DeoR/GlpR family DNA-binding transcription regulator has product MADTHAGGLHASTADGHAGGLHASTADGHAGGKDPKSRRRAIMDHVVQAGATHVDQLARLLGVSTMTVYRDVAQLERSQLVSLNRGEVVPAETSLTEAAAHVRVAINPRVKGALAAQARQFLSPGCSVVMDDSSSNIPLLKYLPDYAPITVVTNAEFVASKVRAMQGVRLILTGGEYEAWAESYFGDLAEAAVNQLRIDVCIMSATALSAQWVYHPNQNVARVKRAMIAAARKKVLVVDSSKFAKSALYKVGPTTDFDTIITDQHTPSTVVEQLREAGVEVSVVQV; this is encoded by the coding sequence GTGGCAGATACTCATGCGGGTGGGCTGCACGCTAGCACAGCAGATGGTCATGCGGGTGGGCTGCACGCTAGCACAGCAGATGGTCATGCGGGTGGGAAGGACCCGAAGTCTAGGCGCCGGGCAATTATGGATCACGTGGTGCAGGCGGGGGCGACTCACGTGGATCAGCTCGCTCGCTTGCTGGGCGTGTCCACAATGACGGTGTACCGGGATGTAGCGCAGTTGGAACGCAGCCAATTGGTGTCACTGAACCGGGGGGAAGTGGTGCCCGCAGAAACGTCTTTAACAGAGGCGGCGGCGCACGTGCGGGTGGCGATTAACCCGCGGGTGAAAGGGGCTTTAGCGGCACAGGCTCGGCAGTTCCTAAGCCCGGGTTGTTCCGTGGTTATGGACGATTCCTCATCGAATATTCCCCTGTTGAAATATTTACCGGACTACGCGCCTATAACCGTGGTGACGAACGCAGAATTCGTTGCTAGCAAAGTGCGGGCAATGCAGGGTGTGCGGCTGATTTTGACGGGTGGGGAGTATGAGGCGTGGGCGGAGTCTTATTTTGGGGATTTAGCGGAAGCGGCGGTGAACCAGTTACGCATTGACGTGTGCATAATGTCCGCTACCGCGCTTTCCGCCCAGTGGGTGTACCACCCGAATCAGAATGTGGCGCGGGTGAAACGCGCTATGATCGCGGCGGCGCGTAAAAAAGTGCTGGTGGTAGACTCATCAAAGTTCGCTAAATCTGCGCTGTACAAAGTGGGGCCAACTACCGACTTCGACACGATAATCACCGACCAGCACACGCCCAGCACCGTGGTGGAACAATTGCGCGAGGCCGGTGTTGAGGTGAGTGTTGTCCAAGTTTGA